A segment of the Halovivax limisalsi genome:
TGGTCGCTCCAGGTGCGTTTCGACGCCTCGCGCATTTCGTCTAGATCGACGTCGTCCGCATCGAGTCGTTCTTTGAGCGATCGTAGCGCCTCCATCGTCGATTCTTTCGGTCGAACGGTTATCGCGCCGGTATCGTCGAGAACGAATTCGACTTCGGATCCCGGGTCGAGTTCGAGTTTCTCTCGTATTTCCTTCGGAATCGTTACCTGCCCTTTGCTGGTGACCGTGGCGTCCTTTGTGATCATCAGTTCTCTTACGCAACAATGGGTTCCTTACTAATTAGATTTTTCCTTACACCAGACGGCGCCATTGCCCT
Coding sequences within it:
- a CDS encoding AbrB/MazE/SpoVT family DNA-binding domain-containing protein, with translation MITKDATVTSKGQVTIPKEIREKLELDPGSEVEFVLDDTGAITVRPKESTMEALRSLKERLDADDVDLDEMREASKRTWSDHLDGAN